From a single Nostoc edaphicum CCNP1411 genomic region:
- a CDS encoding ATP-binding protein, with product MIEFAAITSVISKYAPQASQLIIKQAQKNEAVIKVLQELKLNPTQIPDDVDGVYAYTLVKYGVFKPEAILKLFREKVIKDYFWDAYSSNAPFKFVENTKKFITQNSELKTQIINAKINFLAELEEFGETFIAVAKQTKASKYQPYPDWNLDVYPKEFKALIFEKTRLFCGRDFVFQAIQRFFATQNKGYFTVIGDAGMGKSSIAAKYVLATKFPCYFNVFAEGRNKPEKFLASIRQQLIKRHSLQNVDNVDLRTFLQKVSEELKGQKLIIVVDALDEVEQEGNSNLLDLPQNLPDGVYFLLTRRLYNQETKRLTLSPDTPVDELDLTKRDYTALSQEDVKEYIQLFLNNDYKLRHWINERNISEDIFTQEIAVKSENNFIYLRYILPGISEGKYNDLTLKGLPQGLHDYYMAHWNRMGMDKESNEKKVKILYILVERGEPISLNMIAEILDEDEYEVKSVLNDWVEYVKSQVNEDDQKTYYSIYHQSFLEFLKGQDKLGKGRKLFKEVNKSMANFMLKEMA from the coding sequence ATGATAGAATTTGCCGCCATTACTTCAGTGATTAGTAAGTATGCTCCTCAAGCTAGTCAACTAATCATTAAACAAGCTCAAAAAAACGAAGCTGTTATCAAAGTTTTACAAGAATTAAAACTCAATCCTACCCAAATTCCTGATGATGTTGATGGGGTTTATGCTTACACTCTGGTAAAATATGGTGTATTTAAGCCTGAAGCAATTTTAAAACTGTTTAGAGAGAAAGTAATTAAAGATTATTTTTGGGATGCTTACAGTTCTAATGCTCCCTTTAAATTCGTAGAGAATACAAAAAAATTTATAACTCAAAATAGCGAACTAAAAACGCAGATAATTAATGCTAAAATTAACTTTTTGGCTGAATTAGAAGAATTTGGCGAAACCTTTATTGCGGTTGCTAAACAAACGAAAGCCTCTAAATATCAGCCTTATCCAGATTGGAATTTGGATGTTTATCCCAAAGAATTTAAAGCCTTAATCTTTGAAAAGACTCGTTTATTTTGCGGACGTGATTTTGTTTTTCAGGCTATTCAAAGATTCTTCGCAACTCAAAATAAGGGTTATTTTACTGTGATTGGGGATGCAGGGATGGGTAAAAGTTCCATTGCTGCTAAATACGTTTTAGCTACTAAATTCCCTTGTTATTTTAATGTTTTCGCAGAAGGACGCAACAAACCAGAAAAGTTTTTAGCCAGTATTCGTCAACAATTAATCAAGCGTCATTCTCTCCAAAATGTAGACAACGTTGATTTGAGAACTTTCCTGCAAAAAGTTAGTGAAGAACTAAAAGGACAAAAACTTATCATTGTTGTCGATGCACTAGATGAAGTAGAACAAGAAGGAAATAGTAATCTTTTAGATTTACCACAAAATCTTCCTGATGGAGTCTATTTTTTACTGACTAGAAGACTTTACAATCAAGAAACAAAACGTTTAACTTTGTCTCCCGATACTCCTGTAGATGAATTAGATTTAACAAAGCGTGATTACACAGCTTTGAGTCAAGAAGATGTAAAAGAGTATATTCAATTATTTTTGAATAATGATTATAAACTAAGACATTGGATTAATGAGCGCAATATTTCTGAAGATATTTTTACTCAGGAAATAGCTGTTAAGAGTGAAAATAATTTTATATATTTGCGCTATATATTACCCGGAATCTCTGAAGGTAAATACAATGATTTAACTTTAAAGGGATTACCACAAGGTCTTCATGACTATTATATGGCTCATTGGAACCGGATGGGAATGGACAAAGAATCCAATGAAAAAAAGGTAAAAATACTGTATATATTGGTAGAAAGAGGTGAGCCAATATCCCTAAACATGATTGCAGAAATTCTTGATGAGGATGAATATGAGGTAAAATCAGTCTTAAATGATTGGGTTGAGTATGTAAAATCGCAAGTAAATGAAGATGACCAAAAAACTTACTATAGTATTTACCATCAGAGTTTTCTAGAATTTCTCAAAGGTCAAGATAAACTAGGTAAAGGTCGAAAACTATTTAAAGAAGTTAATAAGAGTATGGCTAATTTTATGCTGAAGGAGATGGCATAA
- a CDS encoding WD40 repeat domain-containing protein produces the protein MGEIAIKLASKSAEFQNLFLGQFPEQQLKAGNSEKYYQTLTDFDFICLKIQYPQFGVESLIRDYYFIDDPEILDSLEEEEKLDPERIKPLKLIQRTLQLSAHVLNQDPNQLVGQLWGRLQSFPEPEIQKILADAVQSKSEIPRLQPITASLTSPGGNLVRILTGHNDSVNAVVIAPDGKTAVSASVDNTLKLWDLETGKEISTLRGHNDSVNAVAITPNGQTAVSASSDNTLKLWNLETGEEISTLRGHKDSVTAVAIAPNGQTAISISNSLELWTLKLWDLETGEEISTLRGHKDSVTAVAIAPDGKTAVSASSDNTLKLWNLETARDFSSLRGHLKQLKLWDLETKREISTLSGHKDSVNAVVITPDGQTVVSASSDNTLKLWNLKTGGEIYTLSGHNDSVNAVVITPDGKKAVSASSDNTLKLWDLKTGREISTLKGHNNSVTAVAITPDGQTVVSVSNNLKLWDLETGKEISTLRGHNDLVNAVVITPDGQTAVSASSDNTLKLWTLKLWTLKLWNVETRREIFTLRDHRGSVNTVAITPDGKKAVSASNNLKLWNLNTGWQTSTLRGHNNSVNAVAITPNGQTAVSASSDNTLKLWNLETGKEISTLKGHNDSVNAVAITPNGQTAVSASSDNTLKLWDLETGKEISTLRGHNDSVNAVAITPDGQTAFSASSDTTLKLWDLETGKEISTLRGHNNSVNAVAITPDGQKAVSASDDKTLKLWDLETGKEISTLTGHNHWVKGVAMPAAGKANAPDGQIAVSASADHTLKLWDLDTAQEISTFTGESYIYCCAVSPDGLTIAAGESSGRVHFLRLEGGSKNETDR, from the coding sequence ATGGGAGAGATTGCCATTAAATTAGCATCAAAATCAGCAGAATTTCAAAATTTGTTTTTAGGTCAATTTCCTGAACAACAATTAAAAGCTGGGAACTCGGAAAAATATTATCAAACTCTCACAGATTTTGATTTTATTTGTTTGAAAATTCAATATCCTCAATTTGGAGTAGAAAGCCTGATTAGAGATTATTATTTCATTGATGACCCAGAAATATTAGATAGCTTAGAAGAAGAAGAGAAACTAGACCCAGAACGAATCAAACCCCTCAAATTAATTCAACGTACCCTACAGTTATCAGCCCATGTTTTGAATCAAGACCCAAATCAATTAGTAGGACAATTATGGGGAAGATTGCAGAGTTTTCCTGAGCCAGAAATTCAGAAAATATTGGCAGATGCAGTACAAAGTAAAAGTGAAATTCCTCGACTTCAACCGATTACAGCCAGTTTAACCTCTCCGGGTGGAAACCTAGTGCGTATTCTGACTGGTCATAACGACTCAGTAAATGCAGTAGTGATCGCTCCAGATGGCAAAACAGCAGTTTCCGCTTCTGTTGACAACACCCTGAAACTGTGGGATTTGGAGACAGGAAAGGAAATCTCTACCCTGAGAGGTCATAACGACTCAGTAAATGCAGTAGCCATTACCCCAAATGGTCAAACAGCGGTTTCTGCTTCTAGTGACAACACCCTGAAACTGTGGAATTTGGAGACTGGAGAGGAAATCTCTACCCTGAGAGGTCATAAAGATTCAGTAACAGCAGTAGCGATCGCCCCAAATGGTCAAACAGCAATTTCTATTTCTAATAGCCTGGAACTGTGGACTTTGAAACTGTGGGATTTGGAGACTGGAGAAGAAATCTCTACCCTGAGAGGTCATAAAGACTCGGTAACAGCAGTAGCGATCGCCCCAGATGGCAAAACAGCAGTTTCTGCTTCTAGTGACAACACCCTCAAACTATGGAATTTGGAGACAGCAAGAGATTTCTCTTCCCTGAGAGGTCATCTGAAACAGTTAAAACTGTGGGATTTGGAAACGAAAAGGGAAATATCTACCTTAAGCGGTCATAAAGACTCGGTGAATGCAGTAGTCATTACCCCAGATGGTCAAACAGTGGTTTCTGCTTCTAGTGACAACACCCTGAAACTGTGGAATTTGAAGACGGGAGGGGAAATCTATACCCTAAGCGGTCATAACGACTCGGTAAACGCAGTAGTCATTACCCCAGATGGAAAAAAAGCCGTTTCTGCTTCTAGTGACAATACCCTGAAACTGTGGGATTTGAAGACAGGAAGGGAAATCTCTACCCTCAAAGGTCATAACAACTCGGTAACAGCAGTAGCCATTACCCCAGATGGTCAAACAGTCGTTTCTGTTTCTAACAACCTGAAACTGTGGGATTTGGAGACAGGAAAGGAAATCTCTACCCTAAGAGGTCATAACGACTTGGTAAATGCAGTAGTCATTACCCCAGATGGTCAAACGGCGGTTTCTGCTTCTAGTGACAACACCTTGAAACTGTGGACTCTGAAATTGTGGACTCTGAAACTGTGGAATGTGGAGACAAGAAGGGAAATCTTTACCCTGAGAGATCATAGAGGTTCAGTAAATACAGTAGCCATCACCCCAGATGGAAAAAAAGCCGTTTCTGCTTCTAATAACCTGAAACTGTGGAATTTGAACACAGGATGGCAAACCTCTACCCTGAGAGGCCATAACAACTCGGTAAATGCAGTAGCCATTACCCCAAATGGTCAAACAGCCGTTTCTGCTTCTAGTGACAACACCCTGAAACTATGGAATTTGGAGACAGGAAAGGAAATCTCTACCCTGAAAGGTCATAACGACTCAGTAAACGCAGTAGCCATTACCCCAAATGGTCAAACAGCCGTTTCTGCTTCTAGTGACAACACCCTGAAACTATGGGATTTGGAGACAGGAAAGGAAATCTCTACCCTGAGAGGTCATAACGACTCAGTAAATGCAGTAGCCATTACCCCAGATGGTCAAACAGCGTTTTCTGCTTCTAGCGACACCACCCTGAAACTGTGGGATTTAGAGACAGGAAAGGAAATCTCTACCCTGAGAGGTCATAACAACTCGGTAAATGCAGTAGCCATTACCCCAGATGGTCAAAAAGCCGTTTCTGCTTCAGATGACAAGACCTTAAAACTGTGGGATTTAGAGACAGGAAAGGAAATCTCTACCCTGACTGGTCATAACCACTGGGTAAAAGGAGTAGCGATGCCTGCGGCGGGCAAAGCCAACGCCCCAGATGGTCAAATAGCCGTTTCTGCTTCTGCTGACCACACCCTGAAATTGTGGGATTTAGACACAGCACAGGAAATCTCTACTTTTACTGGTGAAAGTTATATATATTGCTGTGCTGTTTCCCCAGATGGATTAACAATTGCAGCAGGCGAAAGCTCAGGGCGGGTTCATTTCCTCCGTTTAGAAGGGGGTTCAAAAAATGAAACCGATCGCTGA
- a CDS encoding ATP-binding protein, with amino-acid sequence MKPIAENPINIPRYPLEFQQIITAKNQNFVGREFVFAAINKFLNQSDRGYFTIIGDPGIGKSAILAHYVSQNPGVVYYNVEISGKNRVEEFLTTICTQLIEIAQNQGIKTSVERSRNNLTANFSDSTTEDSGFLSLLLQQISNRLQPKQHLIITIDGCDRIDINNQPRGSNIFYLPRYLPEKVYFILIRRPFLADKSGLLIETPAQSLDLSNYPEQNRADIQEYIKTYLNESSHSVDDFSASHRVPSVSEDKTRKDVSLNMTEQGFNDETNFMYVKEILAAINEDIYPQNLQIYYQNHLEKMNLATSKQQPMALQVLNILVQEQSISMEAIAERLDVDEYEIKVILDKWREFLYLESIAAEIHYSVYHASFRDWLRQQIESKF; translated from the coding sequence ATGAAACCGATCGCTGAAAATCCGATCAATATCCCCAGATATCCCCTAGAATTTCAGCAAATCATTACCGCTAAAAATCAAAACTTTGTCGGTCGTGAATTTGTCTTTGCTGCTATCAACAAATTTCTCAATCAATCTGACCGGGGCTACTTTACTATTATCGGCGATCCTGGCATTGGTAAAAGTGCCATTCTTGCCCACTATGTCAGTCAAAATCCGGGAGTTGTCTATTACAATGTCGAAATCTCAGGTAAAAATCGCGTTGAGGAATTTCTGACGACGATTTGCACTCAATTAATAGAAATCGCCCAAAATCAAGGTATTAAAACTAGTGTTGAGCGGAGTCGAAACAATCTCACCGCTAACTTTTCTGACTCTACCACAGAAGACAGTGGTTTTTTATCGTTATTACTGCAACAAATCAGCAATAGATTGCAACCAAAACAACATTTAATTATTACTATAGATGGCTGCGATAGAATTGATATCAACAATCAACCACGCGGCTCAAATATTTTCTATTTACCCCGTTATCTACCCGAAAAAGTTTATTTTATCCTTATTCGTCGTCCTTTTTTGGCAGATAAATCAGGTTTATTAATTGAAACACCAGCCCAATCTTTAGATTTATCAAATTACCCTGAACAAAATCGCGCTGATATTCAGGAATATATTAAAACTTATTTAAATGAATCATCTCATTCTGTAGACGATTTTTCGGCTTCCCACAGAGTGCCTAGTGTTAGCGAAGATAAGACTCGTAAAGATGTTTCGCTCAACATGACAGAGCAAGGTTTTAATGATGAAACCAATTTTATGTATGTTAAAGAAATTTTAGCAGCTATTAATGAGGATATTTACCCCCAAAATTTACAGATATATTACCAAAATCATTTAGAAAAAATGAATTTAGCCACCAGTAAACAGCAACCAATGGCTTTGCAGGTGTTAAATATCTTAGTTCAAGAGCAATCAATATCAATGGAAGCGATCGCAGAAAGATTAGATGTAGATGAATATGAAATCAAGGTAATTTTAGACAAGTGGCGAGAATTTTTATATTTAGAATCAATAGCAGCCGAAATCCACTATAGTGTTTATCATGCTAGTTTTCGTGATTGGTTGAGGCAACAAATAGAGTCTAAATTTTGA
- a CDS encoding YciI family protein, producing MTKYVLWGTYCEDVLEKRVPHRQAHLDGLAKQKESGVLITIGPTKDVTKVFGIYEAEDEATVRQLIENDPYWKNGIWTEYSVKEWIQAF from the coding sequence ATGACTAAATATGTACTCTGGGGAACTTACTGCGAAGACGTTCTCGAAAAACGTGTCCCTCACCGTCAAGCTCATTTAGACGGATTAGCAAAACAGAAAGAATCCGGTGTGCTGATTACCATCGGCCCCACCAAGGATGTTACAAAAGTTTTTGGGATTTACGAAGCCGAAGACGAAGCCACTGTGCGCCAGTTGATTGAAAATGATCCCTACTGGAAAAATGGCATCTGGACTGAATATTCTGTCAAAGAATGGATTCAAGCTTTTTAA
- a CDS encoding Tab2/Atab2 family RNA-binding protein gives MKIWQVDFYRRPSQDASGQILWELLICDATRSFEYEATCLQSAANSSWVAAQLELAAGEKLPDVIQVFRPQSLSLIEAAGRNLSINVEPTRYTLALKQWLQEKQYPSALDKPPPAPLPENLWGEQWRFASLAASDVETIFSDRPIPILHIPEHLKPINLGLASTVPVPGVVIYGGRQSMRLVRWLQQARSVALNYISGAPDGLILEAGLVDRWIVATFEDPEVTTAAQAFEQRKQQSRGLHFLLVQPDDSGMTYSGFWLLRSENGY, from the coding sequence ATGAAAATTTGGCAAGTTGATTTTTATCGTCGTCCCTCACAAGACGCGTCTGGACAAATTTTATGGGAGTTGTTAATTTGTGACGCAACTCGCAGCTTTGAATATGAAGCTACCTGTCTCCAGTCAGCAGCGAATTCTAGTTGGGTGGCTGCTCAACTTGAGTTAGCCGCAGGTGAAAAATTGCCAGATGTGATTCAGGTGTTTCGTCCTCAGTCTCTAAGTTTAATTGAAGCGGCTGGACGCAATTTAAGTATTAATGTCGAACCTACCCGCTACACCTTGGCGTTAAAGCAATGGTTACAAGAAAAGCAGTATCCCTCAGCGCTAGATAAACCACCCCCAGCACCATTACCAGAAAACCTTTGGGGAGAACAATGGCGTTTTGCGAGTCTAGCTGCTAGTGATGTAGAAACGATATTTAGCGATCGCCCCATTCCCATTTTGCACATCCCAGAACATCTCAAACCGATCAATTTAGGTTTGGCATCAACAGTCCCCGTTCCTGGTGTGGTAATTTATGGTGGACGGCAATCAATGCGCCTAGTACGGTGGTTGCAGCAAGCCCGTTCTGTGGCATTAAACTATATTTCTGGCGCACCAGATGGCTTAATTTTAGAAGCTGGCTTGGTGGATAGATGGATTGTTGCCACATTTGAAGATCCAGAAGTTACAACAGCAGCCCAAGCATTTGAACAACGGAAACAGCAAAGCCGAGGATTGCATTTTTTGTTAGTTCAACCAGATGATTCTGGGATGACTTATAGCGGCTTTTGGTTATTGCGGTCAGAAAATGGATATTAA
- a CDS encoding DUF2470 domain-containing protein, producing MSKDFSPEISSRICKHMNDDHADAVVIYAKAFGGVTDAIAAEMLSIDAQGMDLTVQVNGEPVPVRIQFDHVLADAEDAHQTLIAMVKQARVKTK from the coding sequence TCCTGAAATTAGTTCGCGCATCTGCAAGCATATGAATGATGATCATGCTGATGCTGTAGTTATTTATGCTAAAGCTTTTGGTGGTGTGACAGATGCGATCGCAGCCGAAATGCTTTCAATTGATGCACAGGGTATGGATTTAACAGTGCAAGTGAATGGCGAGCCTGTACCAGTTCGCATTCAATTTGATCATGTTTTAGCAGATGCGGAAGATGCCCATCAAACTCTGATTGCGATGGTGAAGCAAGCGCGGGTGAAAACTAAGTAG